A single region of the Manihot esculenta cultivar AM560-2 chromosome 12, M.esculenta_v8, whole genome shotgun sequence genome encodes:
- the LOC110627525 gene encoding fatty acid hydroperoxide lyase, chloroplastic: MATMMTKMMSISSAMSSSSSPSPSPPQPSAQSLSTQSPPSPSLPLRTIPGSYGWPLLGPISDRLDYFWFQGPETFFRKRIDKYKSTVFRTNIPPSFPFFSGVNPNVVAVLDCKSFAHLFDMEIVEKRDVLVGDFKPSSNFTGNVRTCAYLDPSEPQHAKVKNFALDILKRSSKVWLTELLANFDILWEKVDNDISEKGSSSYIFLLQQSIFKFLTKALVGADPSNSPEIEKNGFAMLDRWLALQLLPTVHIGVAQPLEEMFLHSFAYPSFLVSGDYKKLVQFIKKEGKEVVQRGETEFGLSEEETIHNLLFVLGFNAFGGFSVFLPILIGTIASDTTGLQERLRKEARENGGPSLTFHSVIEMPLVQSVVYETLRLNPPVPLQYARARKDFELSSHESVYNIKKGELLCGYQSLVMRDPKIFDEPESFKPERFMGQGRALLSHLYWSNGPQTESPSASNKQCAAKDYVPLTACLILAHMFRRYDSITGSSSSITAVQKAK; encoded by the exons ATGGCCACCATGATGACCAAAATGATGAGCATCTCCTCCGCCATGTCTTCCTCCTCCTCACCATCACCATCACCGCCACAGCCGTCTGCGCAATCTCTGTCCACTCAATCTCCACCGTCCCCTTCACTTCCTCTCCGCACAATCCCTGGATCATATGGATGGCCATTGCTAGGACCTATCTCAGATCGCTTAGACTACTTCTGGTTCCAAGGTCCTGAAACCTTTTTCAGGAAACGCATTGACAAATACAAGTCGACAGTGTTCCGTACAAATATTCCTCCatcatttcctttcttttcaggAGTAAATCCCAATGTTGTGGCTGTTCTCGATTGCAAGTCTTTTGCTCATCTTTTTGATATGGAAATCGTCGAGAAGAGAGACGTTCTTGTGGGTGATTTCAAGCCGAGTTCTAACTTCACCGGAAATGTTAGAACCTGCGCTTATCTTGATCCCTCTGAGCCTCAGCATGCTAAG GTGAAAAACTTTGCTTTGGACATCCTGAAAAGGAGCTCCAAGGTGTGGCTCACAGAACTCCTAGCCAATTTTGACATCCTTTGGGAAAAAGTTGACAATGATATCTCAGAAAAAGGCAGTTCAAGCTACATCTTTCTTCTCCAGCAAAGCATCTTCAAGTTCCTGACTAAAGCCCTTGTCGGAGCCGACCCATCAAACTCGCCTGAAATTGAGAAAAATGGGTTCGCCATGCTCGACCGATGGCTGGCCCTCCAGCTCCTCCCCACCGTCCATATCGGTGTTGCTCAGCCCCTTGAGGAAATGTTTCTTCACTCTTTTGCCTACCCTTCTTTTCTTGTTAGTGGAGATTACAAGAAGTTAGTTCAGTTCATAAAAAAAGAAG GCAAAGAAGTGGTCCAGCGGGGCGAGACCGAGTTTGGACTCAGCGAAGAAGAAACGATTCATAACCTTCTCTTTGTACTGGGTTTCAATGCATTCGGTGGCTTCTCTGTGTTTCTACCGATTCTAATCGGCACAATTGCAAGCGACACGACTGGATTACAAGAAAGATTACGCAAAGAAGCCAGGGAAAACGGCGGTCCGAGTTTAACTTTTCACTCGGTTATAGAAATGCCTCTCGTTCAATCTGTGGTCTACGAGACGCTTCGACTCAACCCGCCCGTTCCTCTCCAATACGCCCGAGCCAGGAAAGACTTTGAACTCAGTTCTCATGAATCGGTATATAACATCAAAAAGGGCGAGTTACTGTGTGGATACCAATCGCTGGTGATGAGAGACCCAAAGATATTTGATGAACCGGAGAGTTTTAAACCGGAGCGGTTCATGGGCCAGGGAAGAGCGTTACTGAGTCACTTGTACTGGTCAAATGGGCCACAGACTGAGTCACCAAGCGCGTCAAATAAACAATGTGCAGCTAAAGATTACGTGCCACTCACGGCGTGTTTGATTTTGGCCCACATGTTTAGGAGGTACGATTCTATTACTGGAAGTTCTAGTTCAATCACAGCCGTCCAAAAAGCTAAGTGA